Proteins encoded within one genomic window of Coleofasciculus chthonoplastes PCC 7420:
- a CDS encoding HhoA/HhoB/HtrA family serine endopeptidase, translated as MKSKSCDRHPNRLSQKQPEKQTAALYRVLSLIGTGITILGVTGCSNPSTVSSEQQTTAQVVEDANDIRDRALEPTPEDTNFVVDVVNKVEPAVVRINTEKTVETQIPDAFNDPFFRRFFGGAVPQPQERTVRGIGSGFVISDNGEIITNAHVVNKADTVRVSFPDGRTFEGEVLGEDPVTDIAVVKVSADDLPTVELGNSQGLQTGQWAIAIGNPLGLQETVTVGVISGIDRSSSEVGVPDKRIGFIQTDAAINPGNSGGPLLNARGEVIGVNTAIIQGAQGLGFAIPIDIAKQIAQQLITKGKVEHPYLGIQMVALTPEIKQKINNNPNNTMQIQAGEGILIVRVMPNSPADEAGLKAGDVIQEIDNQSVTEAEIVQQLVEANGVDNPLPLEVQRNGKTLELTVIPQPLPTGDE; from the coding sequence ATGAAATCAAAATCCTGCGATCGCCATCCCAATCGTTTGAGCCAAAAGCAACCGGAAAAGCAAACAGCCGCTCTTTACAGAGTGCTATCCCTGATTGGCACAGGGATTACCATTTTGGGTGTAACAGGCTGCTCTAACCCATCCACAGTCTCTTCTGAGCAACAAACTACAGCTCAAGTTGTTGAAGATGCCAATGATATCCGCGATCGCGCCCTAGAGCCAACCCCTGAAGATACCAACTTTGTCGTTGATGTGGTGAACAAAGTTGAACCCGCCGTGGTGCGAATTAATACAGAAAAAACTGTAGAAACCCAGATTCCCGATGCCTTTAATGACCCCTTCTTCCGGCGTTTTTTTGGTGGCGCAGTTCCCCAGCCTCAAGAACGCACCGTGCGCGGTATTGGTTCGGGTTTTGTGATTAGTGATAATGGAGAAATTATTACCAATGCTCATGTTGTTAATAAAGCCGACACGGTGAGGGTATCCTTTCCCGATGGTCGCACATTTGAAGGTGAAGTGTTAGGCGAAGATCCCGTGACTGATATTGCCGTAGTCAAAGTATCCGCCGACGACTTGCCAACCGTGGAACTGGGCAATTCCCAAGGGTTACAAACCGGACAATGGGCGATCGCGATCGGAAATCCTTTAGGGTTACAAGAAACAGTAACCGTCGGCGTAATCAGTGGAATTGATCGTTCCAGTAGCGAAGTTGGTGTTCCCGATAAACGAATTGGCTTCATTCAAACCGACGCCGCAATAAACCCCGGTAACTCTGGCGGACCTTTACTAAATGCGCGAGGTGAAGTAATTGGCGTTAATACTGCCATTATCCAGGGAGCGCAAGGACTCGGTTTTGCCATCCCCATTGACATCGCCAAACAAATTGCCCAACAACTAATTACTAAAGGAAAAGTTGAGCATCCTTACCTCGGCATTCAAATGGTAGCACTGACACCAGAAATCAAACAAAAAATCAATAATAATCCCAACAATACGATGCAAATTCAGGCAGGCGAAGGAATCCTGATTGTCCGAGTTATGCCGAATTCTCCGGCTGATGAGGCGGGATTAAAAGCGGGTGATGTTATCCAAGAAATTGACAATCAATCTGTAACTGAGGCAGAAATCGTTCAGCAGTTAGTTGAGGCAAATGGCGTCGATAATCCCTTGCCCTTAGAAGTGCAACGAAATGGTAAAACCCTAGAATTAACAGTAATACCTCAACCCCTACCAACTGGCGATGAATAA
- a CDS encoding Uma2 family endonuclease has translation MPIKPFKYPVEQSEPPRSPRETLPTMYDLPSENPEEPGLPDEFHYRQPPLLSLTFCPSNYPPDEVFSAGDMNLYYDVRHYSWYKRPDWFGVVGVPKLYDNQDLRLSYVMWQELVRPTVIVEFLSPGTEKEDLGRTTRLSSEPPTKWEVYEQIIGVPYYIVFDRYRDRLRGFALTGGFYQELELTEPRIWIPPLELGLGLWSGEYEGINRLWLRWYDAEGNWILTPTEREAVAQGELETERQRAESERQRAESERQRAETERQRAETERQRAETEQQRSQRLKELLLSNGIDPDQ, from the coding sequence ATGCCAATCAAACCATTCAAATACCCAGTCGAGCAAAGTGAACCACCACGTTCTCCCAGAGAAACCCTGCCCACGATGTATGATTTACCTAGCGAAAATCCGGAGGAACCTGGTTTGCCTGACGAATTCCACTACCGCCAACCCCCTTTACTCAGTCTCACCTTTTGTCCTAGTAACTATCCACCCGATGAGGTATTTAGTGCTGGAGATATGAACCTCTACTACGATGTGCGTCACTATTCTTGGTATAAACGACCCGATTGGTTTGGGGTGGTCGGAGTGCCAAAACTTTATGATAATCAGGATTTACGATTAAGTTATGTGATGTGGCAAGAATTGGTACGTCCAACGGTGATAGTGGAATTCTTGTCACCGGGAACAGAAAAAGAAGACTTGGGTAGAACCACACGCCTGAGTAGCGAACCGCCGACGAAATGGGAAGTATATGAGCAGATTATCGGCGTTCCTTATTATATTGTATTTGACCGCTATCGCGATCGCTTAAGAGGTTTTGCCCTTACAGGGGGTTTTTACCAAGAGTTGGAGTTAACGGAACCGAGGATTTGGATTCCCCCATTAGAATTAGGTTTGGGGTTGTGGTCAGGAGAATACGAAGGAATTAATCGTCTATGGCTACGTTGGTATGATGCTGAAGGTAATTGGATTTTAACCCCAACTGAACGGGAGGCTGTTGCTCAAGGAGAACTTGAAACTGAGCGACAACGTGCTGAATCTGAGCGACAACGTGCTGAATCTGAACGACAACGTGCTGAAACCGAACGACAACGCGCTGAAACCGAACGACAGCGTGCTGAAACCGAACAACAGCGATCGCAGCGTCTTAAAGAATTGTTACTTTCCAACGGTATCGATCCAGATCAGTAG
- a CDS encoding ZIP family metal transporter, with product MDIQLILITLFAATLTMLATGLGAVPFFFFPNLSSHWSERGYAFASGVMLSASVFDLIFPAIQRGGYTQGVIGLVIGTIFFIISESWLGDREPKIGDIRGASARRVILILGTLFIHS from the coding sequence ATGGATATCCAACTCATACTAATTACCCTATTTGCTGCTACTCTCACCATGCTGGCGACAGGTTTGGGTGCTGTACCCTTTTTCTTTTTTCCCAATCTATCCTCACATTGGTCTGAACGAGGTTATGCTTTTGCCAGTGGGGTGATGCTTTCTGCATCGGTTTTTGACCTGATTTTTCCGGCGATTCAACGCGGCGGTTATACACAAGGGGTCATCGGTTTAGTTATTGGTACTATCTTTTTTATTATCAGCGAATCCTGGCTAGGCGATCGCGAACCTAAAATTGGGGATATCCGGGGAGCTTCCGCACGGCGAGTGATTTTAATTCTGGGAACGTTGTTTATTCATAGTTAA
- a CDS encoding cation-translocating P-type ATPase — MTTWYTLNLVDVLKQLNTDAAIGLSENEARQRQDIYGLNELTDRPLESPWKILWEQFTATVVVVLIVAAVVSAVLGEYKDAIAIFAIVVFNAILGFRQEYQAERAIAALKKLAVPTVKVRRDGILEQLSARELVPGDIVILESGNLVPADCRLLESSNLRTSEASLTGESEPIDKFAQRIATANLPLAERQNMAYMGTVISYGRALAVVTETGMKTELGQIAKAIQGIEREATPLQQRLDQLGWVLAIAILILVLVIFGLGLLQGESVRLMFLMAVSLAVAAIPEGLPAVVTIALALGAQRMLKQKALIRKLPAVETLGSVTTICSDKTGTLTQNRMTVTRLDMIGHQIELTMPEPEMFMMPSEKDEQSQRLKKEPTTALLLTAATLCNDAIAEFHLEQSNPIQVLGDPTETALIVAATRFGLWKTDIEHVFERITEVPFDAERKRMTTVHELPTTTDKLPDELSWLKPWELLFNHTPYIAFTKGAVDSLLEISSQIWLNDQITPLNDSWYEKLSHANNQLAENGIRVIGIAVRPVDSHLLATLPLERDEDILEKDLIFIGMIGMIDPPRPEVKQAVLTCQKAGIRPIMITGDHPLTARHIASDVGISNNGLLLTGQDMAKLSASELTEKVDQVSVYARVSPQNKLEIVQALQNRGHVVAMTGDGVNDAPALKKAEIGVAMGLTGTDVAKEAADMVLLDDNFATIVAATQEGRVIYDNVRKFIKYTLTGNCGELWVIILAPFLGMPLPLLPLQILWINLLADGLLALALGVEPAEPNIMSRPPHNPQESVFSRGVGRDIVWIGLLLGLVLLVVDYHYWFTGQAAWQTMVFSILAFSRIGLAQSMRSERESIFRLNLLSNKPLLGAVVLTFLLQLAVVYVPFLQDIFNTTGLSLYDLGISLAMSTIVIWAMELDKGLRRYKKAKS, encoded by the coding sequence ATGACTACCTGGTATACTCTTAATCTTGTCGATGTTCTCAAACAGCTTAATACCGATGCCGCCATCGGGTTAAGTGAGAACGAGGCTCGTCAACGTCAGGACATCTACGGACTCAATGAGTTAACTGATCGCCCCCTGGAAAGTCCCTGGAAAATTCTCTGGGAGCAGTTTACCGCCACCGTGGTGGTGGTGTTGATTGTGGCGGCGGTGGTTTCGGCGGTGTTAGGTGAATATAAGGACGCGATCGCGATTTTCGCAATTGTGGTATTTAATGCTATCCTCGGTTTTCGCCAAGAATACCAAGCAGAACGGGCGATCGCGGCGCTGAAAAAGCTGGCGGTGCCGACGGTGAAAGTGCGTCGGGATGGCATCCTAGAACAACTGTCCGCTCGTGAACTGGTACCAGGGGACATCGTTATCCTAGAATCTGGAAACTTAGTCCCGGCTGACTGTCGGCTGCTCGAAAGTAGCAACCTCCGCACCTCAGAAGCCTCCCTCACCGGGGAATCTGAACCCATTGATAAATTTGCCCAACGGATTGCCACGGCGAATCTGCCTTTGGCAGAACGGCAGAATATGGCGTACATGGGTACAGTGATTAGTTATGGGCGGGCATTAGCCGTCGTCACCGAAACAGGCATGAAGACGGAACTGGGTCAGATTGCCAAAGCGATTCAGGGGATAGAACGGGAAGCAACCCCCCTCCAGCAACGGTTAGATCAACTGGGATGGGTATTAGCGATCGCGATTTTAATTCTAGTCCTGGTTATCTTTGGGTTGGGGCTACTCCAAGGGGAATCAGTTCGCTTAATGTTCCTGATGGCAGTCAGTTTAGCAGTAGCCGCGATTCCCGAAGGATTACCCGCTGTTGTCACCATCGCCTTAGCCTTGGGCGCTCAACGGATGCTGAAACAGAAAGCCCTGATTCGTAAATTACCCGCTGTAGAAACCTTGGGTTCAGTCACCACGATTTGTTCAGACAAAACGGGTACTCTCACGCAAAATCGGATGACGGTTACTCGTCTAGACATGATTGGGCATCAAATTGAGTTAACCATGCCAGAACCTGAGATGTTCATGATGCCCTCGGAAAAGGATGAACAGTCGCAACGGTTAAAAAAGGAACCTACAACCGCCTTACTACTCACGGCTGCTACTTTGTGTAATGATGCGATCGCAGAGTTTCATCTGGAGCAATCCAACCCCATTCAGGTTCTCGGAGATCCCACAGAAACCGCTCTGATTGTCGCCGCCACCCGTTTTGGTTTATGGAAAACGGATATAGAACATGTCTTTGAGCGAATCACCGAGGTTCCCTTTGACGCGGAACGAAAGCGGATGACTACGGTTCACGAACTCCCTACCACCACGGACAAACTTCCCGATGAGCTAAGTTGGCTCAAGCCTTGGGAATTACTGTTTAATCATACGCCCTATATTGCTTTTACCAAAGGTGCCGTTGATAGTCTCTTAGAGATTTCTAGCCAGATTTGGCTCAATGATCAGATTACCCCCTTAAACGATAGTTGGTATGAAAAACTTTCTCATGCCAACAACCAACTCGCTGAAAATGGAATCCGTGTCATCGGTATCGCCGTTCGTCCTGTAGACTCTCACCTCCTCGCCACACTTCCCCTAGAACGAGACGAGGATATTCTCGAAAAAGACCTGATTTTCATCGGCATGATTGGCATGATTGATCCGCCGCGCCCGGAAGTCAAACAGGCGGTTCTAACCTGTCAAAAAGCGGGAATTCGCCCCATCATGATTACTGGCGATCACCCCTTAACTGCTCGCCATATTGCCTCAGACGTGGGTATTTCTAACAATGGTTTACTGTTAACGGGTCAGGATATGGCAAAACTATCCGCCTCAGAGTTAACCGAAAAAGTTGATCAGGTGTCTGTTTATGCCAGAGTTTCGCCCCAGAACAAACTAGAAATTGTCCAAGCGCTGCAAAACCGGGGACATGTTGTGGCCATGACAGGGGATGGTGTCAACGATGCACCCGCCTTAAAAAAAGCTGAGATTGGTGTAGCCATGGGGTTGACGGGTACAGATGTGGCGAAAGAAGCGGCAGATATGGTGCTGTTGGATGATAACTTTGCCACGATTGTAGCAGCGACTCAAGAAGGACGAGTCATTTACGATAACGTCCGTAAGTTTATTAAGTATACATTAACCGGGAACTGTGGTGAACTATGGGTGATTATCTTAGCGCCATTCTTAGGGATGCCTTTACCGCTGCTTCCCTTACAAATTCTCTGGATTAATTTATTAGCTGATGGATTGTTAGCCTTGGCATTAGGCGTAGAACCTGCGGAGCCGAATATCATGTCCCGTCCACCTCATAATCCCCAAGAGAGTGTCTTTAGTCGGGGAGTGGGTCGGGATATTGTTTGGATTGGGTTACTGCTAGGACTTGTTTTATTAGTCGTTGATTATCACTATTGGTTTACGGGTCAAGCGGCTTGGCAGACGATGGTATTTAGTATATTGGCATTCTCCCGCATCGGTTTAGCGCAAAGCATGAGATCGGAGCGAGAATCTATATTCCGTTTAAATTTGCTTTCAAATAAGCCCTTATTAGGTGCGGTTGTTTTAACCTTTTTATTACAACTGGCGGTGGTATATGTCCCCTTCTTACAGGATATTTTTAATACGACAGGGTTGTCATTGTATGATTTAGGCATCAGTCTCGCCATGAGTACGATTGTGATTTGGGCAATGGAATTGGATAAAGGGTTGCGTCGATATAAAAAAGCTAAATCATGA
- a CDS encoding ribonuclease R family protein, with protein sequence MEFSIATLLSNLTDDKSVAPKVLEKKLGCQDSESLQKLQIALDVLEKVGILEKERGRYRRVYEEDVVEAKLRCSSKGFCFAIQDVEGADDIYIQKNHLSSAWNGDRVLVKVTKEGSRRRSPEGQVRLILERVNPSVLARVRQAEDGSYHAVPLDDRLLFELNLRPNSAPLEEAVEHLVHVQVLRYPLGQNPPLGKVARILGSDAEDAADTDIVCCKHDLRRQFPDSVLQALEALPDSLRKTDLKNRLDLRKRLTMTIEDESGSPDSAIVENALTLEKTKTGNWQVGIHIADVAHWIPLDSPLDREARKRGTAVYLGDTVLPLLPEKLLSQVSLVPGEDRLTLSVLLTLTDSGQLVEFEIHKSVIQVDHQLSYEQAQALLGGHEESEPELAPIVDKLKELFFSLSPALRAVRQQRGAFELNGTLPKEAIARPIPHSKDEGRQGAIMVSGSMPLRSLLAELMILANQVVASHLHALSLPGIYCVHPTPDLERLEDLLKLASNLGLDAEQSLEEDVTSQDYQRLTQLLAKSTAAKVLNHLLEGTLKPIAYGSKPGLHFGLALDTSYCHAISPVWRYGDLFVQRVLEYTFSEGRDRRTTRSKDRVNLHHSSAHGNINWNVLPPDTQQELESQLSTLIPHLNDREKLTEDAEIDLEGLKKAEQMKERTGHVFSGLITGVQSYGFFVEIEDLLVEGLVHVSSLKDDWYEYRSRHACLVGRKNRTAYRLGDHVEVQVKSVDYYRQQIDLVTVSGGSVASNEDLED encoded by the coding sequence ATGGAATTTTCAATCGCTACATTACTCTCCAATTTGACCGATGACAAATCAGTCGCCCCCAAAGTTTTAGAGAAGAAACTGGGGTGTCAGGACTCCGAAAGCCTGCAAAAACTCCAGATTGCTCTGGATGTGCTGGAGAAAGTTGGCATTTTGGAAAAAGAACGAGGTCGATATCGACGAGTCTATGAAGAGGATGTGGTTGAAGCCAAACTGCGCTGCTCCAGTAAAGGATTTTGCTTTGCCATTCAAGATGTTGAAGGCGCTGATGATATTTACATTCAAAAGAATCATCTCAGTAGTGCTTGGAATGGCGATCGCGTTTTGGTGAAAGTGACCAAAGAAGGGAGTCGTCGCCGTTCTCCAGAAGGACAGGTACGCTTGATTCTCGAACGAGTGAATCCCTCGGTACTTGCACGAGTCAGACAGGCTGAAGATGGCAGTTATCACGCTGTCCCTCTTGATGACCGCCTGCTCTTTGAACTGAATTTACGACCCAATAGCGCCCCCCTAGAAGAGGCGGTGGAGCATCTGGTTCATGTGCAAGTTCTGCGCTATCCCCTGGGACAAAACCCACCCCTAGGCAAAGTGGCTCGCATTTTGGGAAGTGATGCGGAAGACGCCGCTGATACAGATATTGTCTGTTGTAAACATGACCTCCGCCGCCAGTTCCCCGATTCCGTACTGCAAGCGCTTGAAGCCTTACCCGATTCTCTCCGCAAAACAGACTTAAAAAATCGCCTGGATCTGCGGAAACGACTGACGATGACGATAGAAGACGAGTCCGGCTCCCCAGATAGCGCCATTGTCGAAAATGCCTTGACCTTGGAAAAAACCAAGACCGGAAATTGGCAGGTAGGTATCCATATCGCCGATGTCGCCCATTGGATACCCCTCGATTCACCCCTGGATAGAGAGGCACGAAAGCGAGGAACGGCTGTGTATTTAGGAGATACGGTTCTCCCCCTGCTCCCGGAAAAACTCTTATCTCAGGTGTCTCTAGTACCCGGTGAAGATCGTTTAACCCTGTCAGTACTGCTGACGTTAACGGACTCTGGACAACTGGTTGAATTTGAAATTCACAAGAGTGTCATCCAAGTGGATCACCAACTCAGTTATGAACAGGCACAGGCGTTGTTGGGCGGACATGAAGAGAGCGAACCCGAACTCGCACCGATTGTAGACAAACTCAAAGAACTCTTCTTCAGCTTATCTCCAGCACTCAGAGCCGTGCGACAGCAACGGGGCGCGTTTGAATTGAATGGAACACTGCCCAAAGAAGCCATTGCTCGACCCATTCCCCACAGTAAAGATGAAGGACGCCAAGGGGCGATCATGGTTTCGGGTTCGATGCCCTTGCGATCGCTCTTAGCAGAATTGATGATACTGGCAAATCAAGTTGTAGCGTCCCATTTGCACGCCTTATCCTTGCCAGGGATTTATTGTGTTCATCCCACTCCCGATTTAGAACGACTGGAAGACTTACTCAAGTTAGCCAGCAATCTGGGACTGGATGCCGAGCAATCCTTGGAGGAGGATGTCACGTCCCAAGATTATCAGCGCTTGACCCAACTTTTGGCGAAATCAACGGCGGCTAAAGTTCTGAATCATTTACTTGAGGGAACCTTAAAACCGATCGCCTATGGTTCTAAGCCTGGATTGCACTTTGGTTTAGCCTTGGATACCAGCTATTGCCACGCTATCTCCCCCGTATGGCGCTATGGAGATTTATTTGTCCAACGGGTCTTAGAATACACCTTTAGCGAAGGACGCGATCGCCGTACCACTCGGTCGAAAGATCGGGTCAATCTCCACCACAGTAGCGCCCATGGCAATATTAACTGGAATGTTTTACCCCCTGACACTCAACAGGAGTTAGAAAGTCAATTAAGCACCTTGATTCCCCATCTCAATGACCGGGAAAAACTCACCGAAGATGCGGAGATTGATTTAGAGGGTTTGAAAAAAGCCGAGCAAATGAAAGAACGCACGGGTCATGTCTTCAGTGGATTGATTACAGGTGTGCAATCCTATGGCTTCTTTGTCGAAATTGAAGATTTGTTGGTGGAAGGATTGGTTCATGTCAGTTCCCTGAAAGATGACTGGTATGAATATCGTTCTCGTCATGCTTGTTTAGTCGGTCGCAAAAACCGCACGGCGTATCGATTGGGCGATCATGTCGAAGTTCAAGTCAAGAGTGTGGATTACTACCGTCAACAAATTGACTTGGTAACCGTTAGTGGTGGTAGTGTGGCAAGCAATGAAGATTTAGAGGATTAA
- a CDS encoding RNA-guided endonuclease InsQ/TnpB family protein, with product MTIVVRLQPTEEQQGLLMETAGSFAAACNAINATVNPKLTNRNSIQAVCYHDIKAQWGLTSNHVVRACARVAANRLTAKHKGKKVNAFKPTSFDCDARTFQFFEKDWTVSLSTIGKRVRCLLRASNYHRNKLTGKKPTSAQVCLHRDGYWYVHIQLKSEPPKPIKSNIVIGVDLGRREIAKTSTDKGWEGKQLNKTRYKYTRVRASLQKKATQGTRTTRRRCRTVLKRLSGRERRFQKWINHNISKSIIEEAKALKSAVAIEDLTGIRERTNEKPRTKSERRRSNSWAFYQLRIFLEYKGIKEGIEMIAIPPAYTSQTCHCCLHIGQRTNKQFKCTNLVCGWLGDADFNGAKMIELWGCAVNQPGGSELLSCAIEPGLLKAHTIPGRVGVG from the coding sequence TTGACAATAGTTGTAAGACTTCAACCCACCGAAGAGCAACAAGGGCTGCTCATGGAAACGGCGGGAAGTTTTGCTGCCGCTTGTAACGCGATAAATGCCACAGTTAACCCAAAGCTAACGAATCGAAATTCAATCCAGGCAGTTTGTTACCACGACATCAAAGCCCAATGGGGGCTGACATCAAACCATGTAGTGAGAGCTTGTGCCCGGGTAGCCGCCAATCGCTTAACAGCCAAACACAAAGGCAAAAAAGTGAACGCTTTTAAGCCGACAAGTTTTGACTGTGATGCCAGAACATTTCAGTTTTTCGAGAAAGACTGGACAGTAAGCCTAAGCACGATTGGGAAGCGGGTAAGGTGTCTGCTTCGTGCCAGTAACTACCATCGGAACAAATTGACAGGAAAAAAACCAACCAGCGCCCAAGTTTGCCTGCATCGGGACGGGTATTGGTATGTGCATATACAACTCAAAAGTGAGCCGCCCAAACCGATTAAATCAAACATTGTGATTGGGGTAGACTTGGGACGCAGGGAGATAGCGAAAACCAGTACAGATAAAGGATGGGAGGGAAAGCAACTAAACAAGACCCGATATAAATACACTAGAGTGAGAGCTTCTCTACAAAAGAAAGCAACCCAAGGCACAAGGACAACAAGGCGAAGATGCCGGACTGTCTTGAAACGGTTATCGGGGCGCGAGAGAAGATTTCAGAAATGGATAAACCACAATATCAGTAAATCAATCATAGAAGAAGCAAAGGCATTAAAGTCGGCGGTGGCGATTGAAGACTTAACCGGAATCCGGGAACGAACAAATGAAAAACCCAGGACAAAGAGCGAAAGAAGACGGTCAAATTCCTGGGCATTCTATCAGTTAAGGATATTCCTAGAGTACAAAGGAATAAAAGAAGGGATTGAGATGATCGCCATACCGCCAGCCTATACCAGCCAGACCTGTCATTGTTGCTTGCATATTGGACAGAGAACTAACAAGCAGTTTAAATGCACAAACTTGGTGTGTGGATGGCTAGGGGATGCGGACTTTAATGGAGCAAAAATGATTGAGTTATGGGGCTGTGCAGTAAACCAGCCTGGAGGCTCGGAACTATTGTCCTGTGCAATAGAACCAGGGCTACTAAAAGCCCACACTATACCCGGAAGGGTTGGTGTTGGGTAG
- the clpP gene encoding ATP-dependent Clp endopeptidase proteolytic subunit ClpP, with protein MIPTVIEQSGRGERAFDIYSRLLRERIVFLGQQVDSDLANLIVAQLLFLEADDPEKDIYLYINSPGGSVTAGMGIYDTMNQIRPDVCTICVGLAASMGAFLLSAGAKGKRMSLPHSRIMIHQPLGGAQGQASDIEIQAKEILYHKQRLNQLLAEHTDQPLDRIAEDTERDFFMSAEEAKDYRLIDQVINRRPSAARTPATVG; from the coding sequence ATGATTCCTACAGTTATCGAACAATCGGGTCGCGGTGAACGCGCCTTTGACATCTACTCTCGTCTACTGCGGGAACGGATCGTTTTTCTGGGACAACAGGTTGATTCAGATTTGGCTAACCTAATCGTGGCTCAACTCTTGTTCCTGGAAGCCGATGACCCCGAAAAAGACATTTATCTCTATATCAACTCCCCAGGCGGTTCTGTAACCGCAGGAATGGGGATTTACGATACCATGAATCAAATCCGTCCCGATGTCTGCACCATCTGTGTGGGTTTGGCTGCTAGTATGGGTGCGTTTCTGCTAAGTGCTGGAGCGAAGGGTAAACGGATGAGCTTACCCCATTCCAGAATTATGATTCACCAGCCCTTAGGCGGCGCTCAAGGACAAGCGAGTGATATTGAAATTCAGGCAAAAGAAATTCTGTATCACAAACAACGGCTGAATCAGCTTCTGGCTGAACATACCGATCAACCCCTAGATCGAATTGCCGAAGATACAGAACGGGACTTCTTTATGTCAGCCGAGGAAGCCAAGGACTACCGCTTAATTGATCAAGTGATTAATCGGCGTCCTTCCGCCGCCCGGACTCCCGCGACGGTGGGCTAG
- a CDS encoding transposase: protein MKYNPQKHHRRSIRLKGYDYTQTGAYFITVCTWQRQCLLGEVINGEMHLSRYGEAVNFNWNILPKRYDGVQLDAFIIMPNHVHGIIFLHDSGWEGAGLDRLFPKTVTLLVKTAPTESTMSGKFSHQPSKIYGLPEIVRGFKTFSSRRINQLRSQSSIPVWQRGYYEHIIRHEESLTAIRDYILKNPWDWQNDDLHPENLQSWDESRPLVFEFQGKSHTQVIVG from the coding sequence ATGAAATACAATCCTCAGAAACACCATCGCCGTTCGATTCGGTTAAAGGGATATGATTATACCCAAACAGGTGCTTATTTTATCACCGTATGTACATGGCAGCGCCAATGTTTATTGGGTGAGGTAATTAATGGGGAAATGCACCTGAGTCGCTATGGCGAAGCCGTCAACTTCAATTGGAATATCTTACCCAAACGTTACGACGGCGTGCAATTAGATGCTTTCATCATTATGCCCAATCATGTCCATGGGATTATTTTTTTACACGATAGCGGTTGGGAGGGGGCGGGTTTAGATAGGTTATTCCCGAAAACTGTTACGTTGTTGGTAAAAACCGCCCCTACAGAATCTACCATGTCGGGAAAATTCAGCCATCAACCCTCGAAAATTTACGGATTACCGGAAATTGTTCGCGGGTTTAAAACTTTTTCATCTCGTCGCATTAATCAACTTCGTTCCCAATCGAGTATCCCTGTATGGCAACGGGGTTATTATGAACATATCATTCGCCACGAAGAATCATTAACTGCTATTCGTGACTATATCCTGAAAAATCCCTGGGATTGGCAAAACGATGATTTGCATCCTGAGAATCTCCAGAGTTGGGATGAATCTCGTCCTCTGGTATTTGAATTTCAGGGTAAATCTCACACTCAGGTTATTGTCGGGTAG
- a CDS encoding type II toxin-antitoxin system MqsA family antitoxin has protein sequence MICVICKHGETQPGIVTVTLQRNECIVILKGVPADVCDNCGEYYLSDTVTEQVLQRAEIAINNGAEVEILRYTA, from the coding sequence ATGATATGTGTCATTTGTAAGCATGGTGAAACCCAGCCTGGTATCGTGACGGTCACGTTACAGCGAAATGAATGTATTGTAATTCTCAAAGGTGTACCAGCAGATGTTTGTGATAATTGCGGGGAATATTATTTGAGTGATACGGTTACTGAGCAAGTATTACAACGTGCCGAAATAGCTATTAACAATGGTGCTGAGGTAGAAATACTGCGTTACACGGCGTAG
- a CDS encoding DUF4258 domain-containing protein — protein MDCQNLVFSSHAIQQMFLRRISKNEVQAVVAYGEVIDQRPDDTPFPSYLLLYIVGGQPLHVVFSYDESTDTGYVVTAYIPDPRIWQDDFRTRR, from the coding sequence GTGGATTGTCAAAATCTTGTATTCTCTAGCCATGCAATTCAGCAGATGTTTCTCCGACGGATTAGCAAGAATGAAGTGCAAGCCGTTGTCGCTTATGGTGAAGTCATTGATCAAAGACCAGATGACACACCTTTCCCCAGTTACCTTTTACTTTACATTGTTGGAGGTCAACCCCTACATGTCGTATTTTCTTACGATGAATCGACAGATACAGGATACGTTGTAACCGCTTATATCCCTGACCCCAGAATTTGGCAAGATGATTTTAGGACAAGGAGGTAA